One region of Vitis vinifera cultivar Pinot Noir 40024 chromosome 1, ASM3070453v1 genomic DNA includes:
- the LOC104880833 gene encoding uncharacterized protein LOC104880833: MHDTSLTRGNLASFQGDSWIGNDVVDAFCRMLQFDDESRTKLFLSPYIADMVIRSNAKYLTHDAIVARFDPYMYAFDGSYQHVTQVYLPVLFKNHWTLYVYDLHNKRIQLLDSRPGRKRSCMTGIQQKLAKVVLMLVADKKEMVAVDLNMYSFVMPDVPCQPNDNDCGVFIMKFMDNWSNGGLSKSIDVAKMKKYRLKLLGRLLLSSHNAHRHRFMAV; this comes from the exons ATGCACGACACAAGTTTAACCAGAGGCAACCTCGCGTCTTTCCAGGGAGACTCTTGGATTGGCAATGAt GTCGTGGATGCATTTTGCCGAATGTTGCAATTCGATGATGAATCAAGGACAAAACTATTTCTCTCCCCATACATAGCT GACATGGTGATTCGTTCCAATGCAAAATATTTGACGCACGATGCAATTGTTGCGCGTTTTGATCCATATATGTATGCCTTTGATGGTTCGTATCAGCATGTTACTCAG GTCTACTTACCGGtcctttttaaaaaccattGGACACTTTATGTCTATGACTTGCATAATAAGCGAATCCAGCTCCTGGATTCTCGGCCTGGACGAAAAAGGAGTTGTATGACTGGAATACAACAAAAATTG GCCAAAGTTGTTCTAATGCTTGTTGCCGACAAGAAAGAAATGGTTGCTGTAGACTTGAACATGTACAGTTTTGTCATGCCAGACGTACCATGCCAACCAAATGA CAATGACTGCGGcgtttttattatgaaattcatGGACAACTGGTCCAATGGGGGACTCTCCAAATCGATCGATGTG GCCAAGATGAAGAAGTATAGATTGAAGCTACTGGGCAGATTATTGCTTTCATCACATAATGCGCATCGGCATCGATTCATGGCAGTTTGA